A single Oncorhynchus mykiss isolate Arlee chromosome 24, USDA_OmykA_1.1, whole genome shotgun sequence DNA region contains:
- the wu:fc27b11 gene encoding uncharacterized protein wu:fc27b11 isoform X1, with amino-acid sequence MRRSCHGKDDWVDRKCRRGEITHNMQQDTFSCGVFVMQMAKEVAQNFPNIHSQIDKEPSQKHMEQLRKEMAEDILKMSGRWWLVHSRSLRCGRFLHPFWTPRGPRRMLFEPSWTQGVFSTSWSGRGTVRRRHSGWRTSWTLRCCGSHRPSSHRRSTFHFPFVLSLSYTPGFSSPITCSLFNPLFPHVCQFE; translated from the exons ATGAGAAGATCCTGCCATGGAAAAGACGACTGGGTGGACAGGAAGTGTAGAAGAGGGGAAATAACTCACAACATGCAGCAGGACACCTTCAGCTGCGGGGTCTTTGTAATGCAG ATGGCCAAGGAAGTTGCACAGAACTTCCCCAACATCCACTCCCAAATTGATAAGGAACCTTCACAAAAACACATGGAGCAACTGCGAAAAGAAATGGCTGAGGATATACTAAAAATGTCTG gccggtggtggctggtccactccaggagtctgaggtgcgggaggttcctccaccCCTTCTGGACaccgagggggccccggcgtatgcTGTTCGAGCCATCCTGGACTCAAGGtgtcttcagtacctcgtggagtgggaggggtacggtccggaggagacaTTCTGGGTGGAGGACGTCTTGGACCCTTCGTTGCTGCGGgagtcaccggccttctagccatcgccgatccacttttcattttccatttgtgttgtctttgtcttacacacctggtttcagttccccaattacttgttcattatttaaccctctgttcccccatgtttgtcaGTTTgagtaa
- the wu:fc27b11 gene encoding uncharacterized protein wu:fc27b11 isoform X2 → MRRSCHGKDDWVDRKCRRGEITHNMQQDTFSCGVFVMQMAKEVAQNFPNIHSQIDKEPSQKHMEQLRKEMAEDILKMSEFNKANNCFMCATDKEPGCGPKTDWVECFACGGSMCCA, encoded by the exons ATGAGAAGATCCTGCCATGGAAAAGACGACTGGGTGGACAGGAAGTGTAGAAGAGGGGAAATAACTCACAACATGCAGCAGGACACCTTCAGCTGCGGGGTCTTTGTAATGCAG ATGGCCAAGGAAGTTGCACAGAACTTCCCCAACATCCACTCCCAAATTGATAAGGAACCTTCACAAAAACACATGGAGCAACTGCGAAAAGAAATGGCTGAGGATATACTAAAAATGTCTG AGTTCAACAAAGCCAACAACTGCTTCATGTGTGCCACTGATAAAGAACCTGGATGTGGCCCAAAGACTGACTGG GTTGAATGTTTTGCATGCGGTGGTTCCATGTGCTGTGCCTAG